One genomic segment of Sphingobacteriaceae bacterium includes these proteins:
- a CDS encoding ABC transporter substrate-binding protein, producing MALVMAAAIVLAACGGGAGQQQGDDDETGAADGEPIKIGVLSPFSGPFASVGKLKVDIFNLLLADVNEAGGINGRPVTFVAGDSQGTANEARNQALRLIDQEQVDLLVGAYLSEETVEIMEVAADRGIPLIIPTSASNEVNARIEQDPERYRHVFRVGYNITQWAQMMGDFILSRDVSSYGYVGANIRWNQEFAEELARYLAEHNVPQAFEDGFYSPSQPVFDPIIQQIQDTQPGIVVLGDPGQNAVELAKRIRQAGLEVPIFSVGGQMGDERAAATIQPLEEVYFQAASWMGDDGPTDEYFQRFKEEYGYPLVGYTDVLTHDSIMIAVEAMRRVDEVTPDALAEALAEGEFQGLAGTYTFGPDHQPPWEAGSDLSGVVVQWLAPETSQRVWPR from the coding sequence TTGGCCTTGGTCATGGCGGCGGCCATTGTCCTGGCTGCCTGCGGTGGCGGCGCAGGCCAGCAGCAAGGCGATGACGACGAAACCGGGGCTGCAGACGGAGAGCCCATCAAGATCGGCGTGTTGAGCCCCTTCAGCGGTCCTTTTGCCAGCGTGGGCAAGCTGAAGGTGGACATTTTCAACCTGCTGCTGGCGGATGTGAACGAGGCCGGCGGCATCAACGGCAGGCCGGTGACCTTCGTGGCCGGCGACAGCCAGGGGACGGCCAACGAAGCCCGGAACCAGGCCCTGCGCCTCATCGACCAGGAGCAGGTGGACCTGCTGGTGGGCGCCTATCTAAGCGAAGAAACGGTAGAGATCATGGAAGTGGCGGCCGACCGGGGCATACCCTTGATCATCCCCACTTCGGCCTCCAATGAAGTTAATGCCCGCATCGAGCAGGACCCGGAGCGGTACCGGCACGTCTTCCGGGTAGGCTACAACATCACCCAGTGGGCCCAGATGATGGGCGACTTCATCCTCAGCCGGGATGTGAGCAGCTACGGGTACGTGGGGGCCAACATCCGCTGGAATCAAGAGTTCGCCGAGGAGTTGGCCAGGTACCTGGCGGAGCACAACGTGCCCCAGGCCTTTGAGGATGGGTTCTATTCCCCCAGCCAGCCGGTCTTTGACCCCATCATCCAGCAGATCCAGGACACCCAGCCCGGCATCGTGGTTTTGGGCGACCCGGGCCAAAATGCCGTGGAACTGGCGAAGCGCATCCGGCAGGCCGGCTTGGAAGTGCCCATCTTCTCCGTGGGCGGCCAGATGGGTGATGAGCGGGCCGCAGCCACCATCCAGCCCCTGGAGGAAGTGTACTTCCAGGCGGCTTCCTGGATGGGCGACGACGGCCCGACGGACGAATACTTCCAGCGGTTCAAGGAGGAGTACGGGTACCCCTTGGTGGGTTACACCGACGTATTGACCCACGACAGCATCATGATTGCCGTGGAGGCCATGCGCCGGGTGGATGAGGTGACCCCCGATGCCCTGGCGGAGGCCTTGGCGGAGGGTGAATTCCAGGGGCTGGCCGGGACGTATACCTTCGGGCCCGATCACCAGCCGCCCTGGGAGGCCGGTTCGGACCTGAGCGGTGTGGTGGTCCAGTGGCTGGCTCCCGAAACTAGTCAAAGGGTTTGGCCCAGGTAA
- a CDS encoding branched-chain amino acid ABC transporter permease, giving the protein MLVFVQALVSGLSQGAIYAVVASGLALILGNLKVVNLAHGSFFTLGAYLTYTLYTTWGWSPLYSWLPVGGVVFFVALLAYRLVIGPLRHRRTTVAVATLGLGMLMESIFIIIWSPLHYYLRTTLPVIRVGGVRINLQEAYVGLIALLLMGLLFVFLKTRSGRALRFAAHDAEVAETVGIDVGRLHMLTFGGAGALAAVAGSLMAPLLTIHSTMGRMPMVIGLAVVIVGGMGNIHGALVAGLALGIISSLVGFYLSPALVYILSLAIIVIALALRPTGLYGALLRRDR; this is encoded by the coding sequence ATGCTGGTTTTTGTCCAAGCCCTGGTCAGCGGGCTGTCCCAAGGTGCCATCTACGCAGTGGTAGCGTCGGGCTTGGCCTTGATCCTTGGCAACCTGAAAGTGGTCAACCTGGCCCACGGCTCCTTCTTCACCCTGGGCGCCTACCTGACCTATACCTTGTACACGACTTGGGGCTGGTCACCGTTGTATTCGTGGCTGCCGGTAGGCGGGGTGGTGTTCTTCGTAGCCCTCCTCGCCTACCGGCTGGTCATCGGCCCGCTGCGCCACCGCCGGACGACGGTGGCCGTGGCCACCCTGGGCCTGGGTATGTTGATGGAAAGCATCTTCATTATTATTTGGAGCCCGCTCCACTACTACTTGCGGACCACGCTGCCCGTCATCAGGGTGGGGGGCGTCCGGATCAACCTGCAGGAGGCCTACGTGGGCTTGATAGCCCTGCTGCTCATGGGTCTCCTGTTTGTCTTTCTCAAGACCCGCAGCGGGCGCGCCCTCCGCTTTGCGGCCCACGACGCCGAAGTGGCCGAGACCGTCGGCATCGACGTGGGGCGGCTGCACATGCTGACCTTCGGCGGCGCCGGGGCCCTGGCCGCCGTGGCCGGCAGCCTGATGGCTCCCTTGCTGACCATCCACAGCACCATGGGCCGCATGCCCATGGTCATCGGCCTGGCGGTGGTCATCGTGGGCGGCATGGGCAACATCCACGGCGCCTTGGTGGCGGGCTTGGCGTTGGGGATCATCAGTTCCCTGGTAGGGTTCTACTTGAGCCCGGCCCTGGTTTACATCTTGTCCTTGGCCATCATCGTCATCGCCCTGGCCCTGCGGCCCACGGGCCTGTACGGCGCCCTGCTGCGGCGGGACCGT